In one window of Trichoderma breve strain T069 chromosome 7 map unlocalized scaffold00008, whole genome shotgun sequence DNA:
- a CDS encoding zinc-binding dehydrogenase domain-containing protein: MSLPRAMAVVQRGDALISESVELPALQEHQVYVKVEYAAFNPTDGLAFELNAFGDGAILGCDFAGVVTHIHPNVTKLAIGDRVAALVWGGEIKGIGAYSSYCIADERISFKIPANVDYPAACAVPLAANTAWLALFSKDCLAINRNVSATKPQLLVWGGGTTVGYFAIQIAKLHGIITATTCSPRNLQRAKDAGATHVFDYNDKDVVSNIQATLPNITHIFDTVGSATSSITAAEVIGSSSGALCTVRPGKSNTIGVKQNIKVTDVFVFKAFPWAHSYRGLVQWPLHKEDHELSMELYRQLPSLVRNGLLTTPVVTLLGALNPDVVMLAMDRHRNNQISGQKLYFKVSVE, translated from the exons ATGTCGCTTCCTCGTGCCATGGCAGTTGTGCAACGGGGCGACGCCTTGATATCAGAGTCCGTCGAGCTACCAGCATTGCAAGAACACCAAGTTTACGTAAAAGTCGAGTACGCAGCCTTCAATCCAACAGATG GTCTGGCATTTGAGCTGAACGCATTCGGTGATGGGGCAATTCTTGGATGCGATTTTGCTGGAGTCGTGACACATATCCATCCTAACGTGACAAAGCTGGCAATTGGTGATAGAGTAGCTGCTTTGGTTTGGGGAG GTGAGATCAAAGGCATAGGAGCATACTC TTCTTACTGCATAGCGGACGAGCGCATCTCGTTTAAAATCCCGGCAAATGTAGACTACCCAGCGGCCTGCGCAGTGCCACTTGCGGCGAATACGGCCTGGCTGGCGCTGTTTTCCAAGGATTGTCTTGCAATTAACCGCAACGTATCAGCTACAAAGCCACAGCTTCTAGTTTGGGGCGGAGGAA CTACGGTAGGGTATTTCGCAATTCAAATTGCGAAGCTACACGGCATAATTACTGCAACCACATGTAGCCCGCGAAACCTCCAGCGTGCAAAGGATGCTGGAGCGACACATGTCTTCGACTATAATGATAAGGATGTTGTTTCCAACATTCAGGCAACTCTACCCAACATAACCCACATTTTCGATACGGTTGGAAGTGCGACTTCCTCAATTACTGCGGCTGAAGTCATAGGCAGCAGCTCAGGAGCCTTGTGTACGGTCCGTCCCGGCAAATCTAATACTATTGGAGTCAAACAAAACATAAAGGTGACAGATGTGTTTGTGTTCAAAGCATTTCCATGGGCACATTCCTACCGCGGCTTGGTTCAATGGCCA CTCCACAAAGAGGACCACGAATTAAGCATGGAGTTATACCGTCAACTTCCAAGCCTTGTTCGTAACGGGCTTCTCACGACACCTGTTGTCACTCTTCTTGGAGCGCTTAATCCGGATGTTGTTATGCTTGCGATGGATAGGCACCGCAACAATCAGATCTCAGGGCAAAAGCTATATTTCAAGGTGTCCGTGGAGTAG
- a CDS encoding amino-transferase class IV domain-containing protein, whose protein sequence is MSSADFATAVTKRPQQEVAMPPIASNIKFTQATNPRKVPQVDSNEIWAQNVSSDHMLTCQWTTERGWDAPEIKPVADLNISPLASCLHYATQCFEGMKVYRGFDGKIRLFRPELNAKRLAMSAKRVSLPQFDADELVKLIMALVQIESPKWLQKPGSFLYIRPALIGNDAQLGVRVPKKATLFILLMCWPDFSKSNLRLLTSRGDAIRAWPGGFGHAKVGANYGPSFVLHDEAVQAGYDQVLWLFGPEGQVTEAGASNFFAVIRSREAGRHQLLTAPLDEKIILDGVTRRSVIELVKANLANELEVVESSFTMSDLQVAWEEGRFLEAFVSGTAFFITQVAAIQYNHQDLDLPQNDDPIATNYGSSIRSWLHNIMFGKEQHGWGVVVDMEASNISY, encoded by the exons ATGTCCAGCGCAGACTTTGCAACAGCTGTCACCAAACGGCCGCAGCAGGAAGTCGCAATGCCACCTATCGCATCAAATATCAAGTTTACGCAAGCTACTAACCCTCGGAAAGTGCCGCAGGTTGATTCCAACGAAATATGGGCACAAAATGTTTCATCCGACCATATGTTAACCTGCCAGTGGACAACGGAACGCGGCTGGGATGCTCCAGAGATTAAGCCTGTCGCTGATTTGAATATCTCACCGTTAGCCTCGTGCCTCCATTATGCAACACAGTGTTTTGAGGGTATGAAAGTGTATCGTGGGTTTGATGGCAAAATCCGACTTTTCAGACCTGAACTCAACGCGAAGAGATTAGCTATGAGTGCCAAACGTGTCTCGCTGCCGCAATTCGACGCAGATGAGTTGGTGAAGCTGATTATGGCACTGGTGCAAATTGAATCCCCAA AGTGGCTTCAGAAACCAGGGAGTTTTCTCTACATACGGCCTGCGCTCATCGGAAATGATGCTCAGCTCGGGGTTAGAGTACCCAAGAAGGCCACGCTGTTTATTCTTCTTATGTGTTGGCCCGACTTCTCCAAGTCAAACTTGCGACTGCTTACGTCCCGAGGTGATGCCATTCGGGCTTGGCCAGGGGGCTTCGGCCATGCCAAGGTTGGCGCAAACTATGGTCCTAGCTTTGTTCTTCATGACGAGGCTGTGCAGGCTGGCTATGATCAGGTTTTGTGGCTGTTCGGGCCGGAGGGCCAAGTAACAGAAGCGGGCGCCAGCAACTTCTTCGCCGTTATAAGGAGCAGAGAAGCCGGAAGGCATCAGCTTCTAACTGCTCCTCTAGATGAGAAGATTATTCTTGATGGAGTAACTCGACGGTCAGTCATTGAGCTAGTCAAGGCGAATCTAGCCAATGAGCTCGAGGTTGTCGAGTCATCTTTCACAATGAGCGACCTTCAAGTTGCTTGGGAAGAGGGTCGCTTTCTGGAAGCATTCGTTTCTGGCACTGCT TTTTTCATCACACAAGTGGCAGCAATTCAATATAACCACCAAGACCTCGATCTACCGCAGAACGATGATCCAATAGCCACAAATTATGGCTCATCAATCCGATCTTGGCTGCACAATATAATGTTTGGTAAAGAACAACATGGATGGGGTGTAGTGGTTGATATGGAAGCAAGCAATATATCTTACTAG
- a CDS encoding NACHT domain-containing protein produces the protein MSGFEALSMVCSIMQVISFTKEVLTLCKDVYDGRPTTDRQMEENTASIQVLLDDMKRRSSHMQQQTKDEKELYAIAQKCSKAAQELQKEIQQVTKHHKPGDTLRAIIAGYKSKSHKRKISSLYEQFCQYQKTLETHILVRLCTKSDAIELQRHEDFTTLSDTMKYFISQLATGHTEMANLMARDGDQTRQHIQQSEARVKHLKYESMNSRQTELKPAHEATYVSIFESLDRDEKLDDASRIFWIQGKPGAGKSTLMKFLLQHKNTQRGVDKWSPNTLIVSHFFWKPGNILQKNLRGLLCSLIYQLLSANYDFLDHVLSEFLLVTNKDHIGDWEISELQSIFLSILLQCKRSIFFLIDGLDEATETEEILQFLDSFIGLQNIKICMSSRSEDIFLEKFSKYDGFKLHELTKDDMLQFASKLRRLLVQKAEGVYLWLILALESVKRGLRNNDEQHELHLRLSKLPSRLEELYADILLIKNQSLCEQYKKAHDSHNMQYYSWDLTPFQLMLTTNEKIKENMLNKAYHLSISEICNKCADTVKYISIRTAGLLSITQPVWEVDDDFWMDINPVSVAIKEEFSQLSEYITTSVNFIHRTVLDFFKESEVGKTILAQSKAQSTGLELGTTMLCQLRTIQQFGKLHADQILIKCNTPLHYFCSTLAQLLAENSALKNMAIMHLLNASNDLFESGLLQWDCRPKWYPRPSFDLLLINNPVVKEFMHSRVKGKGVPHATCLLRESLLTREDNCRSGLYYDDAQESILSFYGDVDSAGICLYNLPKPMNDIGTTLCANITLKFATYESIMSLAIKRNVDILADITIDTDYDEITHAFTITPTQIEHYFEQCERVEVSELSTLADEKLGICRLEDMGYQTSQLNPKY, from the exons ATGTCTGGATTCGAGGCTTTGTCGATGGTCTGCAGCATTATGCAGGTCATCTCGTTTACCAAAGAAGTTTTGACCCTCTGCAAAGATGTTTATGATGGCCGCCCGACAACTGACCGCCAGATGGAGGAAAACACAGCATCTATCCAGGTTCTATTGGATGATATGAAACGCCGTTCTAGCCATATGCAACAGCAGAccaaagacgaaaaagaacTTTACGCAATTGCTCAGAAATGTAGCAAAGCCGCGCAAGAGCTGCAAAAAGAGATACAACAAGTCACCAAGCATCATAAGCCTGGAGACACTTTGCGAGCAATAATCGCCGGATATAAATCTAAAAGTCATAAAAGAAAGATTTCGAGTCTTTATGAACAATTTTGCCAATACCAAAAAACGTTGGAGACGCATATATTAGTTCGTTTATG TACAAAATCCGATGCTATTGAACTTCAACGGCACGAGGATTTTACAACGCTTTCGGATACTATGAAATATTTCATCTCCCAGCTTGCGACAGGTCACACAGAAATGGCGAATCTCATGGCACGTGATGGCGACCAGACAAGACAACATATACAACAATCCGAAGCACGCGTGAAACA cctAAAATATGAGTCTATGAATTCCCGGCAGACTGAGCTTAAACCTGCTCACGAAGCAACCTATGTTTCGATATTCGAGTCACTTGATAGAGATGAAAAGTTGGATGACGCGTCA CGAATATTCTGGATTCAGGGAAAGCCCGGGGCGGGCAAAAGCACGCTTATgaagtttcttcttcagcataAAAACACACAGAGAGGAGTTGATAAATGGAGTCCCAATACTTTAATTGTTTCACacttcttctggaagccAGGAAATATCCTACAAAAGAATCTAAGGGGCCTTCTATGTTCTTTGATCTACCAGCTGCTGTCCGCCAACTATGACTTTCTTGACCACGTCCTGTCAGAATTTCTGCTCGTTACAAACAAAGACCATATAGGAGACTGGGAAATCTCAGAGTTGCAATCCATATTCCTTTCCATTTTGCTACAGTGCAAACGatcgattttttttcttatcgatggccttgatgaagcgACTGAGACTGAGGAAATACTTCAATTTCTTGACTCTTTTATTGGTCTACAAAATATCAAGATTTGCATGTCCAGCCGGAGTGAAGATATCTTTTTGGAAAAGTTCTCCAAGTATGACGGATTCAAACTTCACGAATTGACCAAGGATGATATGCTACAGTTCGCATCG AAATTAAGACGCCTGCTTGTCCAGAAAGCCGAGGGAGTATATCTTTGGCTCATTTTAGCCCTTGAGAGTGTTAAAAGAGGACTTCGGAACAACGATGAGCAACATGAATTACACTTACGCTTATCAAAGCTACCATCTAGACTTGAGGAGCTCTATGCAGATAT CCTCCTCATCAAGAATCAGTCTCTATGTGAACAGTACAAAAAGGCTCATGATTCACACAACATGCAATATTATAGTTGGGACCTGACTCCATTCCAACTCATGCTCACCACAAATGagaaaattaaagaaaatatgcTGAATAAAGCATATCATTTATCAATTTCGGAAATATGCAATAAGTGCGCGGATACAGTGAAGTACATTTCTATCAGAACTGCTGGCCTTCTTAGCATCACTCAACCCGTCTGGGAAGTCGACGACGACTTTTGGATGGATATCAACCCGGTTTCTGTGGcaataaaagaagaatttTCACAGCTGAGTGAATACATTACAACAAGTGTGAACTTTATTCACCGAACTGTATTGGACTTTTTCAAGGAATCCGAAGTTGGAAAAACCATCTTGGCTCAAAGTAAGGCGCAGAGCACCGGTCTAGAGCTCGGAACCACAATGCTCTGCCAACTTCGGACTATACAACAATTTGGAAAGTTGCATGCTGATCAGATACTCATAAAATGTAATACGCCACTACATTACTTTTGCTCGACATTGGCTCAACTACTAGCAGAAAATTCTGCTTTGAAGAACATGGCGATTATGCATCTTCTGAATGCCTCCAATGATTTATTTGAATCTGGTCTTTTACAATGGGACTGTCGGCCAAAGTGGTATCCTCGTCCAAGTTTTGATTTGCTgctcatcaacaacccaGTCGTCAAAGAGTTCATGCACTCGCGTgtaaagggaaaaggggTACCTCACGCTACGTGCCTTCTTCGAGAGTCCCTACTTACTCGAGAAGACAACTGCCGGTCTGGTCTATATTATGATGATGCGCAGGAATCGATTCTGTCTTTTTATGGCGATGTGGATTCTGCTGGCATATGCTTGTACAATTTACCTAAGCCTATGAACGATATTGGAACGACACTATGTGCAAATATAACCCTCAAATTTGCAACATATGAATCTATCATGAGCTTGGCTATAAAAAGG AATGTTGATATCCTTGCTGATATCACCATTGATACTGACTATGATGAGATTACTCATGCCTTTACGATTACTCCTACGCAAATTGAGCACTACTTTGAACAATGCGAGAGAGTTGAGGTGTCTGAGTTGTCTACTCTTGCGGATGAGAAGTTGGGAATATGTCGTCTTGAAGACATGGGGTATCAAACTTCCCAGCTGAACCCCAAGTATTAG
- a CDS encoding NAD dependent epimerase/dehydratase family domain-containing protein: MAPSEHTLLVTGATGYVAGHVIHQALTKGYNVRACVRSESARKKILVTFPNYGSQLSFAPVKDITSPEFFKDAFADGAVTGIIHLASPVHLSPEDNKRDMLDPAINSAKSIIEAAKLFGPSVQRVINTSSMAALLDVSKGLRPGYTYSEKDWNPMTYDEAAEADPLSVYCASKALAEKSMWEFMQTGGDKPTFSFVSVNPSMVFGPDYYPITDLAGLKASAARAWALVDAKDVPPPDFCGVVDVRDVAKALLSAFEIPEAAGQRYLLAKHFEWQTAADAAREALEEPDRSRIPAGSPGSMDNGAWKSVTYGVDGSKAVRELGFEYRPLKDTMGDTIKQLIDVERKIGKN, translated from the coding sequence ATGGCTCCTTCAGAGCACACTCTTCTTGTCACCGGCGCCACGGGCTATGTCGCGGGCCATGTTATCCACCAAGCCTTGACGAAAGGCTACAATGTTCGAGCTTGTGTTCGGTCTGAATCGGCCAGAAAAAAGATTCTTGTTACCTTTCCCAATTACGGCTCACAATTGTCTTTTGCTCCTGTCAAGGATATAACCAGCCCGGAGTTCTTCAAAGATGCATTTGCCGATGGTGCTGTAACGGGTATTATCCACCTTGCCTCGCCTGTTCACCTAAGCCCAGAGGATAACAAGCGAGACATGCTTGATCCCGCCATTAACAGCGCCAAGTCGATTATTGAGGCGGCCAAGTTGTTTGGTCCCTCCGTGCAGCGTGTCATTAATACTTCTTCCATGGCAGCATTGTTGGATGTCTCTAAAGGGCTACGACCTGGTTACACGTATTCGGAAAAAGACTGGAACCCGATGACTTATGACGAGGCTGCCGAAGCTGATCCTCTTTCAGTATATTGTGCCAGCAAAGCCCTGGCTGAAAAAAGCATGTGGGAATTCATGCAGACCGGAGGCGACAAACCAACGTTCTCATTTGTTTCTGTGAACCCTTCTATGGTTTTCGGTCCGGACTATTATCCCATCACGGACCTCGCGGGCCTCAAAGCCTCCGCTGCAAGAGCCTGGGCACTCGTTGACGCCAAGGATGTTCCTCCTCCGGATTTCTGTGGGGTTGTCGACGTGAGAGATGTCGCAAAGGCATTATTGAGTGCTTTTGAGATTCCTGAGGCCGCTGGGCAGCGCTATCTCCTTGCGAAGCACTTTGAATGGCAGActgctgcagatgctgctcgtGAGGCGTTGGAAGAACCTGACAGAAGCAGAATACCGGCCGGGTCGCCTGGTTCAATGGACAATGGAGCGTGGAAGTCTGTGACTTATGGTGTTGACGGATCCAAGGCTGTGAGAGAGTTGGGTTTCGAGTATCGACCGTTGAAGGATACGATGGGTGACACTATCAAGCAGTTGATAGACGTAGAAAGGAAGATCGGAAAGAACTAA
- a CDS encoding fungal zn(2)-Cys(6) binuclear cluster domain-containing protein, with the protein MVGIPGKSKACRDCKRRRVKCDLTLPSCIRCIKAGIACKGYEQAMLWVNSTPDHPNVTAISLRDQLSQPGYDTSYFRSQALRILQGIYLPQPRIAACDENGDPTPSSWIRAVCQMKAPSSALDHSLLAFCAVQVRLSGDSCLSQDETGQVYNHALSKLIEDLDSRQPRSSDEMLAAIVALSTCELFVFPTDSSWSAHAQGISELLRNRGVPEQATANWRSLCVRLCIICVIQGLGQRRSLGLEPDRWRRLIGPSGADDSFVRMMHIVVEVPSMLQEAHAILSSGNNPLAASQHSARLAQKFEELDTWRQLRQRRVAPDPLYWTVMSRMDNPADEGYADKLFPFALMFSSMGSAIQWIFCSTVMLHVVEAALLLEALEFTTPNRTGTISSPPSDNISMLAEADGLARMLCQSIEFCYRNDNGLFGPQATCSTQWTLRRYFRRRGLVRELEWCRRIKDVKGPASRCGIDLMQFGPDW; encoded by the exons ATGGTCGGGATCCCGGGGAAATCAAAGGCTTGTAGGGACTGCAAGAGGCGTCGTGTCAAG TGCGACTTGACATTGCCATCGTGCATTAGATGCATCAAGGCCGGAATTGCATGCAAGGGCTATGAGCAGGCGATGCTCTGGGTCAACAGCACTCCGGACCATCCTAATGTCACTGCCATCTCT CTCCGTGACCAGCTCTCCCAGCCAGGCTACGACACTTCATACTTTAGATCTCAGGCTCTGCGCATTCTTCAAGGCATCTATCTCCCTCAACCACGCATCGCGGCATGCGACGAAAATGGCGACCCAACGCCCTCGTCCTGGATCAGAGCCGTGTGCCAGATGAAGGCTCCAAGTAGCGCTCTCGACCACTCTCTTCTCGCCTTTTGTGCCGTCCAGGTTCGCTTGTCCGGTGACTCGTGCTTGTCTCAGGACGAGACGGGCCAAGTTTACAACCACGCGCTTAGCAAGCTCATTGAAGACTTGGACTCTCGGCAGCCGAGGAGTAGTgacgagatgctggctgCCATCGTGGCCTTGTCAACATGTGAG CTGTTTGTTTTCCCCACGGACTCAAGCTGGAGTGCCCATGCGCAGGGTATATCCGAACTCCTTCGCAACCGTGGCGTGCCAGAGCAGGCCACGGCGAACTGGAGAAGCTTATGCGTGCGATTGTGTATAATATGC GTTATTCAAGGGTTGGGGCAAAGACGTTCTCTCGGTCTCGAACCAGATAGATGGCGTCGTTTAATCGGCCCTTCCGGTGCCGACGACTCCTTCGTCCGAATGATGCATATAGTCGTCGAGGTCCCCTCTATGCTGCAAGAAGCACATGCAATCCTTTCAAGCGGCAACAACCCCTTGGCTGCCTCGCAGCACAGCGCCCGCCTCGCACAAAAGTTTGAAGAGCTCGACACTTGGAGACAACTTCGCCAACGCAGAGTAGCACCTGACCCCTTGTACTGGACCGTCATGTCCAGGATGGATAACCCGGCCGACGAGGGTTACGCAGATAAGCTGTTTCCGTTTGCGCTGATGTTTTCGTCTATGGGGAGCGCGATTCAATGGATATTTTGCTCGACTGTTATGCTGCATGTCGTCGAGGCAGCCTTGCTCCTTGAAGCGTTGGAATTTACCACACCAAACCGTACTGGCACCATATCTTCACCACCGTCAGACAACATCTCAATGCTGGCAGAGGCAGATGGGCTGGCTCGCATGCTCTGCCAGAGCATCGAGTTCTGCTACCGCAACGACAACGGCCTCTTTGGACCGCAAGCGACGTGCTCTACGCAGTGGACCCTGCGTAGATACTTTCGTCGCCGCGGGCTCGTCAGGGAGTTGGAATGGTGCCGGAGGATCAAGGATGTAAAGGGCCCGGCGTCAAGGTGCGGTATCGATTTAATGCAATTTGGGCCTGACTGGTAA
- a CDS encoding major facilitator superfamily domain-containing protein, with protein sequence MASPIPGASSASSTDVEKQFQEQYLQQRDAAADVEKAPSQQQPQGASTEPDFGPPPDGGLEAWMVVLGGFCTVFASFGWINCIGIFQDYYQSHQLKAYSPSTVAWIPSVESFMLFFGGPLVGYMTDQLGPRIPVLIGTFLHVFGLMMTSLSKEYYQILLSQSICSAIGCSFLFYAPIAALGTWFRVHRALAFGIVTAGSSLGGVVLPIMVERLVVHIGFGWAMRSTAFLFLGLLIIGNLTVKSRLPPPGRKFDAKEFVTPFAERPFALLTAAGFMIYLGAFLPFTFIIVQAKAEGMSTRLADYLVPIINAASTFGRILPAHMGDRYGVFNVMILLTLFGGIVTLALWLPAGSNAPLIVYGALYGFASGCFLSIIPAMVASMSDVRKLGTRTGSLYAVASVGVLIGSPIAGAIVNDQNGHFSGLIVFCGVSLLLGAALAIMSRHALVGFQLGKKV encoded by the exons ATGGCGTCTCCAATTCCCGGAgcttcctcagcctcctcgaCCGATGTCGAAAAGCAATTCCAAGAACAATACCTCCAGCAACGAGACGCTGCCGCAGATGTCGAAAAGGCGCCGtcgcagcaacagccgcaaGGAGCCTCTACAGAGCCCGACTTTGGCCCTCCACCCGATGGCGGCTTGGAAGCGTGGATGGTTGTGTTAGGAGGGTTCTGCACCGTGTTTGCGAGTTTCGGATGGATCAATT GTATCGGCATCTTTCAAGACTACTACCAATCGCATCAACTCAAGGCATACTCTCCCAGCACCGTGGCATGGATTCCTTCTGTGGAGTCCTTTATGCTCTTCTTCGGG GGTCCCCTCGTTGGATACATGACTGACCAGCTCGGCCCCCGGATCCCCGTCTTAATAGGCACCTTTCTTCATGTTTTCGGGCTCATGATGACCTCATTATCCAAAGAGTACTATCAGATTCTCCTCTCTCAGAGCATCTGCAGTGCCATAGGCTGCTCGTTTCTCTTCTACGCCC CAATCGCCGCCCTCGGCACCTGGTTCCGCGTCCACCGAGCCCTCGCcttcggcatcgtcaccGCCGGATccagccttggcggcgtcgtcCTGCCCATCATGGTCGAGCGCCTCGTCGTACATATCGGCTTTGGCTGGGCCATGCGATCCACAGCATTTCTGTTCCTCGGACTGCTCATCATTGGCAACCTCACGGTCAAGTCGAGGCTGCCTCCGCCGGGGAGGAAGTTTGACGCAAAGGAGTTCGTGACGCCCTTTGCTGAGCGGCCTTTTGCGCTTCTAACTGCCGCCGGCTTTATGATTTATCTGGGTGCTTTCTTGCCGTTTACCTTTATCATTGTGCAGGCCAAGGCGGAAGGCATGTCGACGAGGCTGGCCGACTATTTGGTCCCCATTATAAATGCGGCATC CACATTTGGTCGTATCCTCCCTGCTCACATGGGTGACCGCTACGGCGTCTTCAATGTCATGATTCTCCTCACTCTCTTCGGCGGCATCGTCACCCTCGCCCTTTGGCTCCCTGCGGGCTCCAATGCACCGCTGATCGTCTATGGCGCCTTGTACGGCTTTGCCTCGGGATGCTTCTTGTCTATTATTCCCGCCATGGTGGCGTCCATGTCAGACGTGCGCAAGTTGGGCACACGTACTGGTTCGCTCTACGCAGTAGCCTCTGTGGGCGTCCTGATCGGGAGTCCCATCGCCGGCGCCATTGTAAATGATCAGAATGGGCATTTCTCCGGCTTGATTGTGTTCTGTGGAGTGTCGCTTCTGTTGGGGGCGGCCTTGGCGATTATGTCGAGACACGCCTTGGTGGGTTTTCAGTTAGGGAAGAAAGTGTAG
- a CDS encoding heterokaryon incompatibility protein (HET) domain-containing protein, producing MSANQSRRRTDLGSSLEGSTKPKTDNRLPYQGGELDKNSLRLVEIQPAAHESDPVVCTLSEVTFGSRPKFEALSYMWGTEKADDAITLNGHPFEVGKNLLDALHFLRSQAMSKKTCQLFWIDAICINQSDVEERNRQVRIMDQIYFRADTVVVWLGSKYTEFQNEITDELKLEKSERPGEDSSQSINNAQQKMVRHLRTDPYWDRLWILQEIGRAKKLRICFGNNTFSWEHFMRLITMHNSDGATGPLRLNRLLREEKYNDSHTLKRLLEENREAKCSEPRDKVYGLIGLASDAGEFPIDYKKSLYEVWKDTMEFMNKWNLFKDESQILPMGALVKSLLMANHSDPLSQLSKEHKDQVDSTQLIDNPKNPLVFRLKAAAIGCIVCVGPSPSDVVSGPDEATGWRTATQRLFPADELGSAHQEYDKLLHALLESDESEIEKACFNRPSPVVWEQRNTLDWQSRNLESVQDYFRWVHQVTKTTTFKWKQKPQEVTDRLAPVQPRLYLAKDGNRTQRKMGLASSLVQQNDVVFRVPSAKRALLVRVVQEEKSKSKARVVGTALTTKDMCSSTPDNDYTGWTTTVHLDAGTLFMLLE from the coding sequence ATGAGTGCGAATCAGTCACGTCGGAGGACAGATCTGGGCTCAAGTCTCGAGGGCAGCACGAAACCCAAGACAGACAACAGATTACCTTATCAAGGGGGAGAGCTTGACAAGAATAGCTTGCGACTGGTTGAGATACAGCCGGCCGCACACGAGAGCGACCCTGTGGTCTGCACGCTGTCTGAAGTCACCTTCGGCAGCAGGCCCAAGTTCGAGGCACTGTCATACATGTGGGGTACAGAGAAGGCGGACGATGCCATCACCCTGAACGGCCACCCATTCGAGGTCGGGAAGAATCTTCTAGATGCTCTCCATTTCCTCCGCAGTCAGGCCATGTCCAAGAAGACGTGTCAACTGTTTTGGATCGACGCCATTTGCATCAACCAGAGTGATGTGGAGGAGCGGAACCGGCAAGTCAGAATCATGGACCAAATCTACTTCAGGGCCGACACCGTCGTGGTTTGGCTGGGAAGCAAGTACACAGAGTTTCAAAATGAAATTACAGATGAGCTGAAGTtagagaagagcgagaggcCAGGGGAGGACTCCTCTCAGAGCATTAACAATGCTCAGCAGAAGATGGTTAGACACTTGCGAACTGACCCTTATTGGGATCGCCTCTGGATACTGCAAGAGATTGGGCGGGCGAAGAAGCTCCGAATCTGCTTTGGAAATAACACTTTCTCGTGGGAACATTTCATGCGCCTCATCACGATGCACAACAGTGATGGGGCCACTGGGCCACTAAGGCTGAACAGATTGCTCCGTGAAGAGAAATATAACGACTCCCACACTCTCAAGAGATTACTCGAGGAGAACAGAGAAGCGAAATGCTCGGAACCAAGAGACAAGGTCTATGGGCTGATTGGACTTGCCTCGGACGCCGGGGAGTTTCCGATAGACTACAAAAAGTCCCTTTACGAAGTTTGGAAGGATACGATGGAGTTTATGAATAAGTGGAATCTTTTCAAAGATGAATCCCAGATTCTTCCGATGGGAGCTCTGGTGAAGAGCCTCCTCATGGCGAATCACAGCGATCCCCTTAGTCAACTCTCGAAAGAACACAAAGACCAAGTCGACTCAACCCAGCTTATCGACAATCCGAAAAATCCCCTTGTCTTCCGCCTCAAGGCAGCTGCAATTGGATGTATCGTCTGCGTTGGGCCTTCGCCCAGTGATGTCGTCTCTGGACCTGATGAGGCGACTGGGTGGCGCACTGCTACACAACGTCTTTTTCCAGCGGATGAACTAGGATCAGCTCATCAAGAGTACGATAAATTACTCCACGCCCTTCTAGAATCAGACGAATCCGAGATTGAGAAGGCGTGCTTTAACAGGCCAAGTCCTGTCGTCTGGGAGCAGAGAAACACATTGGATTGGCAATCCCGCAACCTGGAAAGCGTACAAGACTATTTTAGGTGGGTTCATCAAGTAACAAAGACCACTACCTTCAAATGGAAGCAGAAGCCACAGGAAGTCACAGACCGATTAGCACCAGTCCAGCCCCGGCTATACTTGGCTAAAGATGGCAATCGTACACAACGGAAGATGGGTCTCGCCTCGAGTCTCGTCCAACAGAATGATGTCGTCTTTCGAGTTCCGTCTGCAAAGAGAGCCCTCTTGGTCAGGGTTGTTCAAGAGGAAAAGTCGAAGTCTAAGGCAAGGGTGGTTGGCACGGCACTGACCACGAAAGATATGTGTAGCTCGACACCAGACAACGACTACACTGGATGGACAACGACTGTGCACTTGGATGCAGGCACATTATTTATGCTTTTAGAGTAG